The DNA region AGTAAGCAGTACGATGTTAGAAGCGCCAGCTGTCGCCCAGGCAAACCAGTCTGTACCGCGCAAGCGCACGGCTTGCACTTCGGTTTCACGCAAGATTTGCCTGATTAATTCTAGTTTTTTGGAGACTTCTTCGTTCATACAAAATTAGTAACCACAGATGAATACAGACTAATTATGAGGTTCATCTGTGTTTATATGTGTATGTCTATGGTTTGAGAAAAACGTAACTACGGTATTATATCGAGTTTGGTATTCAATATTTACTTAGAAAAGTTAAAAACCGTCCCCGATTAGAAGGAACGGTTAAGACAATTTATTAGACTTCTTGCATAAGTCGGGAAAAGGGAAAGGGGGAAGGGGAAAAAGTTCTGTATTGTACCCTTCCCCTTTAACCTTTACCCTTTTCCCCTCTTGCAAAAAGCACTTTTGCAAGAGGTCTATTGTTCAAGAAGTGGACAAACAGGAATAAATAGATAGGTTTGTCACGCCGAAATCGGTTCTTCAATATTTACCACCACAGCTTGTAGCTCTTTCGCTTTCTCTTCAGGCAAAGCATCATTGGCAAACATCCCTGCTGCAAGTTCAGTTCCTGCTAGATATTTCAGCCTTTCGCTTGTCCGATATGGTGGAAAAAACTCGGCGTGTAAATGTGCTTCTGGATGCGCTAAACCGTCAGTTGGTGCTTGGAACCAAGCCATCAAGTAAGGAAATGGACGATTCCACAAGCCGTCATACTTGAGAGTGACAGTTTTTAACGCCTTAGCAAGTCCCCAACGTTGTTTTGGGGTAAGTTCGGTAAAACTGCTAACTGGCTGAATTGGCGCAATCCAAACTTCATAGGGGTAACGAGCGCATACCGGGACAAATGCGATCGCATACTCATCTTGATAAATAATCCGTTGATTATCTGCAATTTCCTTCTGAATCAATTCTTGCAGTAAACCCCGCCGATGTTTTTCATAATACTCTTGCTGCATTGACAGCATTCGCGCTGGCACAGGTGGTGTAAAAGGATAAGCGTAAATTTGCCCATGAGGATGGTGCAATGTTACACCTACTTCTACACCTTTATTTTCAAATGGCAGCACGTACTGAATTTGGGGATTTGCTCCTAATACGCGGGTGCGATCGCCCCACACTTCTAAGAGCAAATCAAGGTGTTCCAATTCCAGAGAACTAAGAGAAGCTTGGGCATTTTGAGCAAAAACCACCACTTCACACGCCCCATTAGCAGGCAATGTTTCCACAATACACTTCGGCGGATCGTGTGCCGTTTGAGCCATTGAGGGAAAGCGATTATCAAACACCGCCACATCATACTTACCTGGGGGAAGTTCTGTAGGAAACTCTGGTTTCGTAGTCGGTGCAAGGGGGTTATATTCCGGGGGCGGCATGAAAGTCCGCCCTTGACGGTGAGAAGCGTAAGCAACCCATTCGCCGCGTAAAGGATGCCAGCGCAGGTGGGGATTTGCCTGCACTGGTTCATTACTAGGGCTAGTGGCGATGATATTCTCAGCAATCGGGTATCGACTGTATAAGGTCAGTGGGCGACCATCCGGCTTTAACAGCTTGTGGGAGTACATAATCCTTGTCCTGAAAGGGTCGCAGCGCGAATCGCTTCAATGGGAAATTTAGGTGTGCGATCGGCGTATAATAAACCGTTAGCTTCTTGGAAAGTATCTGTAAATTGGGTGTAGCAAAATCCGCTAAATAGCTCGATATCATTAATCGTTTCGAGCAGAGTAGCGTATTTAATTTCTAGCTCGGAAATATTGGAGCAGCGCTCATATCCCCAAGCTTTATCTGCATCGGGGTTATCAACAGGAGCATAGGCAATACCACCAAATTCAGTCAGCATCACTGGCTGTCCCTGATGCGGAAAGTTATCCAGTGTCAGGATGCGCCCTCCAGGACGCTTCCGGTCAAACAAATCTGATAGCTTCACTTCTGGCCCATAGCGATGACCTAATCGTTGTGGGTGGGTGTCGTAGTCATGAATAGCTAGAATGTCTGTATCCGTACTTTCCCAGCCATCGTTAGCAATCACTGGGCGACCCGGATCGAGAGTTTTAGTTAAGTGATACATTGCCAAAACGTAGTTTCGGTGAGCCGCAGTCTCAACCAGATTCGGAACTCCCCAGGATTCATTAAACGTTACCCAAGCTACGATACAGGGGTGGCTGATATCCCGCCTAATTACCTCAGCCCACTCTCGTGTTGTGCGTTCCACTGCTTTAGGTGTGAAACGATATGCACTGGGCATCTCTTCCCATACTAACAACCCCAGCTTATCTGCCCAATATAAAAATCGCGGGTCTTCAATTTTTTGGTGCTTACGGACTCCGTTAAAACCCATTGCTTTAGTGAGTTCGACATCGCGCCGCAATGCTC from Nostoc commune NIES-4072 includes:
- the galT gene encoding galactose-1-phosphate uridylyltransferase, whose protein sequence is MYSHKLLKPDGRPLTLYSRYPIAENIIATSPSNEPVQANPHLRWHPLRGEWVAYASHRQGRTFMPPPEYNPLAPTTKPEFPTELPPGKYDVAVFDNRFPSMAQTAHDPPKCIVETLPANGACEVVVFAQNAQASLSSLELEHLDLLLEVWGDRTRVLGANPQIQYVLPFENKGVEVGVTLHHPHGQIYAYPFTPPVPARMLSMQQEYYEKHRRGLLQELIQKEIADNQRIIYQDEYAIAFVPVCARYPYEVWIAPIQPVSSFTELTPKQRWGLAKALKTVTLKYDGLWNRPFPYLMAWFQAPTDGLAHPEAHLHAEFFPPYRTSERLKYLAGTELAAGMFANDALPEEKAKELQAVVVNIEEPISA